The genomic window CAGCGACCCCGACGTCTTCGAACAACAGGCCAGGGCAGCCGGCTTCGAAGGCGGACTGACCATCGCCCAGGACCTCATCAGGGTTCCCGTACCCACCCGCCACCAGTAACGAGATCACCGTGCACCTCCCCAAAGCAGAGCTCCACCTCCACATCGAGGGGACCCTCGAACCCGAGCTGGCCTTCGCGCTCGCGGCACGCAACGGCGTGGACCTCCCCTACGCGGACACCGAGGAGCTGCGCACCGCCTATCTCTTCGACGACCTGCAGAGTTTCCTCGACCTCTACTACGCGCTCATGGCGGTCCTGCGCACCGAGGAGGACTTCGCCGAACTGGCCGACGCCTACCTCACCCGTGCCGCGGCGCAGGGCGTCCGGCACGCGGAGATCTTCTTCGACCCCCAGGCCCACACCGACCGGGGCGTGCCGATCGGGACCGTCGTCGAAGGGCTCGGCCGGGCGCTGGACGAGAGCGTGGAGAAGCACGGCATCTCCACGCAGCTGATCATGTGCTTCCTGCGTGACAAGTCCGCCGAGTCGGCGCTGGAGACTCTCGAGGCCGCGAAGCCGTACCTGAGCCGCATCAGCGCCGTCGGTCTCGACTCGGCCGAGGTCGGCCACCCGCCGTCCAAGTTCCGCGAGGTGTACGAGGCGGCCGGGGCTCTCGGGCTGCGCAAGGTCGCCCACGCGGGCGAGGAGGGCCCACCCGCCTACATCCGCGAGGCCCTGGACGTCCTGGGCGTCGAGCGCATCGACCACGGACTGCGCGCGATGGAGGACCCGGACCTGGTGAAGCGGCTGGTCGCCGACCGGGTGGCCCTCACGCTCTGCCCGCTGTCCAACGTACGGCTGCGCGCCATCGACGTACTGGAGGAGCACCCGCTGCCCGCCATGATGGCCGCCGGACTGCTCTGCACGGTGAACTCCGACGACCCCGCCTACTTCGGCGGTTACGTCGGAGACACCTTCCACGCCGTCCACGAGGCACTCGGCCTGGACCGTGAACAGCTGCGCACGCTGGCCCGCAACTCGTTCGAAGCGGCCTTCCTCGACCACGACGAGGAGCGCAGGGCGCGCTACCTCTCCGAGGTCGAGGCGTACGCGTTCGACTGACCGGCCGAACCGGCGGGGCCGGCGGTGCGGATCGCGCTGCGGACCAGCCGCCTCCGCCGGAGGCCGGGGACGCTGATCTCCGTGACCGCCTGCTCCGGCGCACCCAGTTTGGGCACCGCGCCGGGCAGGCTGCCGGTCGTGGCGGCGAGGAGCGCGGCGGGCGCTCCACCCCTGCGGCGGACCGAACCGGGCACCAGCGGGCGTCCGCCGGTGTGCAGCGCGACGGCGGTGACCGGGGCGGCGACCAGGAGTGTGGCCGCGCCCAGGATCAGGCCCATCACGGCGTAGCCCGCCTGCTGGGAGAGCACGCTCCCCAGGACGGGGCCGCAGGCCACGCCCACCGACGACGCCGAGCCCGCGAGGACGGCCCAGCGGCCGCGCACGTCCAGCGAGGCGGCCAGACCGATGAGGTAGGACAGGACCACCGGGTAGAAGGTGTTCCACACGACCTCACCGGTCGCGAACGACCCGAGGTCGTCGGCGGACGAACTGAGCACGATGCTGCCCGCGATGATCATCGTCCCCAGGCCGATCGGTACCGCCCGCCCGAGCCGGGCACCCAGCACGCCCGCGCCCATGACGCCGAGCAGGCCCGCGCCGAGCGCCGCGGCGAACACGGCGCCGACGGTCACCTCGGAGAGCCCCGCCTGACCGACGCCGATACGGCTGCTGACGCCCCAGAGGGCGTTCTGCGCCATGGACCAGACAAGCATCCCGCCCGCCAGCACCAGGCCGGAGCGGCGGTGCGGCAGCCGCCCCTGGACGGGTGAGGCCGCACCCGCGGGCACGGAGCCGCCCAGCCGGGACGTGGCG from Streptomyces sp. NBC_01341 includes these protein-coding regions:
- a CDS encoding MFS transporter gives rise to the protein MSSRPRAAWPLVAVFTAGYLAAYLLPTIVGRLSTCLGLSPAHAGLVGSALLLSSASAGFTLAGRVEKYGSRRPARAGLVLAGLGYGCAALTTSVPLVVLGAVIGGFGSGTATAVAASGIAAQNDPHRTSSLGLLSVSATAGALYLTIPHLGGGHRLPFASIALVALLVWPATSRLGGSVPAGAASPVQGRLPHRRSGLVLAGGMLVWSMAQNALWGVSSRIGVGQAGLSEVTVGAVFAAALGAGLLGVMGAGVLGARLGRAVPIGLGTMIIAGSIVLSSSADDLGSFATGEVVWNTFYPVVLSYLIGLAASLDVRGRWAVLAGSASSVGVACGPVLGSVLSQQAGYAVMGLILGAATLLVAAPVTAVALHTGGRPLVPGSVRRRGGAPAALLAATTGSLPGAVPKLGAPEQAVTEISVPGLRRRRLVRSAIRTAGPAGSAGQSNAYASTSER
- a CDS encoding adenosine deaminase, which encodes MHLPKAELHLHIEGTLEPELAFALAARNGVDLPYADTEELRTAYLFDDLQSFLDLYYALMAVLRTEEDFAELADAYLTRAAAQGVRHAEIFFDPQAHTDRGVPIGTVVEGLGRALDESVEKHGISTQLIMCFLRDKSAESALETLEAAKPYLSRISAVGLDSAEVGHPPSKFREVYEAAGALGLRKVAHAGEEGPPAYIREALDVLGVERIDHGLRAMEDPDLVKRLVADRVALTLCPLSNVRLRAIDVLEEHPLPAMMAAGLLCTVNSDDPAYFGGYVGDTFHAVHEALGLDREQLRTLARNSFEAAFLDHDEERRARYLSEVEAYAFD